In the genome of Methanobrevibacter ruminantium, one region contains:
- a CDS encoding DNA-processing protein DprA yields the protein MEKFKELLFLSNIKSLGKVNINKKFLDLVKNSENYTDLISNKVIISKYSKEKIVDAIAKTEHIYEEVINDPEITVITLFDDEYPDKLNDMGNKRPIFLYVKGNVEALSKPNMAVIGTRKPSEISQIFEKEMVKAVLDNSERAIVSGLALGCDKIAHETTVMENKVTVAILPSGLNKITPASHNGLAEKIIENGGCLVSEYSPNTKAKSGTFIERDKIVAALSDINVVIQCGEKSGTMHTVNATIDYKNSDSDYHRDLYIYLPNELSKENYIQDNPIGDYSGNVKILNDGNGTRVSDIGEFCEELTILDSNPVIKKSSKVKSKKKSKQTTLF from the coding sequence ATGGAAAAATTTAAGGAACTTCTTTTCTTAAGCAATATAAAAAGTCTTGGAAAAGTAAATATTAATAAAAAATTTTTAGATTTAGTAAAAAATTCAGAAAATTACACTGATTTAATCTCCAACAAGGTAATCATTTCCAAATACTCCAAAGAAAAAATAGTGGATGCAATTGCAAAGACAGAACATATATATGAAGAAGTGATAAACGATCCGGAAATAACTGTGATAACCCTATTCGATGATGAATATCCAGATAAATTAAATGATATGGGCAATAAGAGACCTATATTTTTATATGTGAAGGGAAATGTGGAAGCATTATCCAAACCTAATATGGCGGTTATTGGAACAAGAAAACCTTCCGAAATCAGCCAAATATTTGAAAAGGAAATGGTTAAGGCTGTTTTAGACAACTCAGAAAGAGCAATCGTAAGCGGACTTGCATTAGGCTGTGACAAGATAGCTCATGAAACAACTGTTATGGAAAATAAGGTTACAGTTGCCATTTTGCCAAGCGGTTTAAATAAGATTACACCCGCTTCACATAATGGGTTAGCTGAAAAAATCATTGAAAATGGTGGTTGTCTGGTTTCTGAGTATAGTCCAAATACAAAAGCCAAATCAGGCACTTTTATAGAAAGAGACAAAATTGTAGCAGCATTATCAGACATCAATGTTGTTATTCAATGTGGAGAAAAAAGCGGAACAATGCATACCGTAAATGCCACTATAGACTACAAAAATAGTGATAGCGATTATCATAGAGATTTATACATATATCTGCCAAATGAATTATCAAAAGAGAATTACATACAAGATAATCCTATTGGTGATTATAGTGGTAATGTTAAAATATTAAATGATGGGAATGGAACAAGAGTAAGTGATATTGGAGAGTTCTGTGAAGAGTTAACTATTTTAGATTCCAATCCAGTCATTAAAAAAAGTTC